One Candidatus Margulisiibacteriota bacterium genomic region harbors:
- a CDS encoding sigma-70 family RNA polymerase sigma factor: MAKKIEKKKIIKKRVVKTKVIKKKKPVSKKKAKTVVKKNIKKPIIKKTVTKKQVKPVNKKRVSKKNDKKKLVKKEKISPDEVIVPKEEDIIKTLEKGKLRGFLTETEVLHLFPSVEGYIFEYEIFLGRLADAGIKLLEDTGNLLGGKTEVPEKVKNSSKLSVDFSSLTSDSIQIYLKEIGKIPLLTAEEEVELAKRKDKGDKDAERKMIVANLKLVVSIAKKFSGVKTLSLLDLIQEGNIGLFRAVDKFEHQKGYKFSTYATWWIRQAITRALADQSRTIRIPVHMVETINRYQQARRFLVQELGREPLAEEVAAEMGEDLDKVRYIIKISQETISLETTIGDDDDNSTLEDFIEDIKNDSPDRIAALQLLKDYVKEIMVSLSPREQKILEMRFGLVDGVAHTLEEVGQEFEVTRERIRQIEAKALEKIRKMQGKSLDKLKDF; this comes from the coding sequence ATGGCTAAAAAAATAGAAAAAAAGAAAATTATTAAAAAAAGGGTTGTTAAGACTAAGGTAATTAAAAAGAAAAAACCTGTTTCTAAAAAGAAAGCAAAGACTGTAGTTAAAAAAAATATTAAAAAGCCAATTATTAAAAAAACGGTTACTAAAAAACAAGTTAAGCCAGTTAATAAAAAAAGGGTTTCTAAAAAAAATGATAAAAAAAAGTTAGTTAAGAAAGAAAAAATTTCTCCCGACGAAGTAATTGTGCCGAAAGAAGAAGATATAATTAAAACATTGGAGAAAGGCAAGTTAAGAGGTTTTTTAACGGAAACAGAGGTTTTACATTTATTTCCCTCAGTGGAGGGTTATATTTTTGAATATGAAATTTTTTTAGGTCGTTTAGCTGATGCCGGAATTAAACTATTAGAAGATACTGGGAATTTATTGGGGGGCAAGACAGAGGTGCCAGAAAAGGTAAAAAATTCTTCAAAATTATCAGTTGATTTTTCTAGTTTAACTTCTGATTCTATTCAAATATATTTAAAAGAAATTGGTAAAATTCCTTTATTAACAGCCGAAGAAGAAGTAGAGTTAGCCAAAAGGAAGGATAAGGGTGACAAGGACGCCGAAAGAAAGATGATAGTAGCTAATTTAAAACTAGTAGTATCTATTGCTAAAAAATTTTCTGGAGTTAAAACTTTAAGTTTGTTGGATTTAATTCAAGAAGGAAATATTGGTTTATTTAGAGCAGTTGATAAATTTGAACATCAAAAAGGCTATAAGTTTTCAACCTATGCTACTTGGTGGATAAGACAGGCTATTACTAGGGCTTTAGCTGATCAATCTAGGACTATTCGTATTCCAGTTCATATGGTAGAAACAATTAATCGCTATCAACAGGCTCGAAGATTTTTAGTACAAGAATTAGGTCGTGAGCCTTTGGCTGAAGAGGTGGCTGCTGAAATGGGAGAGGATTTAGATAAGGTTAGATATATAATTAAAATTTCTCAAGAAACTATTTCCTTAGAAACTACTATCGGAGATGATGATGATAATTCTACCTTAGAAGATTTTATTGAAGATATTAAAAATGATTCACCCGATAGAATCGCCGCTCTTCAATTATTAAAAGATTATGTTAAGGAAATTATGGTTAGCTTATCACCTCGTGAACAAAAGATTTTGGAAATGAGATTTGGTTTGGTTGATGGAGTGGCCCATACTCTAGAAGAAGTAGGTCAAGAATTTGAAGTTACTCGTGAACGTATTCGTCAAATCGAAGCTAAGGCCTTAGAAAAGATTAGAAAAATGCAGGGGAAGAGCTTAGACAAATTAAAAGATTTTTAA
- a CDS encoding DUF5671 domain-containing protein, translating into MKNHNPKYAFYYILSLVALIFVAISSALIVFQIIDKSVFDALAYYGSYSNQSALRFGISALLISAPIFFLCVNSINKGLKKGEIDKDSPLRNWLTYFILAVSAVVILGSLVGIINAFLSGEMTLKSILQLLTVILIAAIVFSYYLYDIRRDKILKKDKIMKIFFFSSVLLVIIIFISSWFFVESPKVARERKIDEKVMSNIHSLESYINSYYEKEEKLPEDLSELNSVAEIINFNQFLVNPVSGEKIEYKKIGEKEFELCANFRTDSYESQRNEVYPVYVGDGSKVYVKGWNCFKGNLWAEEKFMEKR; encoded by the coding sequence ATGAAAAATCATAATCCTAAATATGCTTTTTATTATATTCTTTCATTGGTGGCTTTAATTTTTGTAGCCATTTCTTCGGCTTTGATAGTTTTTCAAATTATTGATAAAAGCGTTTTTGATGCTTTAGCTTATTATGGTTCTTATTCTAATCAATCAGCTTTACGTTTTGGAATTTCGGCTTTATTGATATCAGCTCCAATATTTTTTCTATGCGTTAATTCGATAAATAAAGGCTTAAAAAAGGGTGAAATAGACAAAGATTCTCCTTTGAGAAATTGGTTAACCTATTTTATTCTAGCTGTTTCGGCTGTAGTTATTTTGGGCTCTTTAGTCGGTATTATTAATGCTTTTTTATCAGGGGAGATGACTTTAAAATCTATTTTGCAATTATTAACAGTTATTTTAATTGCAGCTATAGTTTTTAGTTATTATCTATATGACATTAGAAGAGATAAGATTTTAAAGAAAGATAAAATTATGAAAATCTTCTTTTTTTCTTCAGTTTTGTTAGTTATAATAATATTTATTTCTTCGTGGTTTTTTGTAGAATCTCCTAAAGTGGCTCGAGAAAGAAAAATAGATGAAAAAGTTATGAGTAATATTCATAGTTTAGAAAGCTATATTAATTCCTATTATGAAAAAGAAGAAAAATTACCAGAAGATTTATCGGAGCTTAATAGTGTGGCTGAGATTATCAATTTTAATCAATTTTTAGTTAATCCGGTTAGTGGTGAAAAAATTGAATACAAGAAAATAGGAGAAAAAGAATTTGAATTATGCGCTAATTTTAGAACTGATAGTTATGAAAGTCAAAGGAATGAGGTTTATCCCGTTTATGTGGGGGACGGATCTAAGGTTTATGTTAAAGGTTGGAATTGTTTTAAGGGTAATTTATGGGCGGAAGAAAAGTTTATGGAAAAAAGATAA